From Nilaparvata lugens isolate BPH chromosome 7, ASM1435652v1, whole genome shotgun sequence, one genomic window encodes:
- the LOC111051784 gene encoding LOW QUALITY PROTEIN: probable prefoldin subunit 2 (The sequence of the model RefSeq protein was modified relative to this genomic sequence to represent the inferred CDS: inserted 1 base in 1 codon), with the protein MATDSTKVRTAKGKQLSNEEIYNGFQKLRNEQRLLANKLTEVEVDFNEHKIVIGTLQDLDGDRKCFRMFGGVLCQRTVKDVLPNLISTRDQLKNLIETLNDQLXKKGAEINEYKEKYDIRFQREMGGPSGSGGGGGGASQEGGEKKSEPSRNVIMVNPM; encoded by the exons atggcgacaGATTCAACGAAGGTTAGGACTGCAAAAGGGAAACAATTATCCAATGAAGAAATCTATAATGGATTTCAGAAACTACGAAATGAACAAAGACTTCTTGCTAACAAGTTGACTGAAGTAGAAGTGGATTTCAATGAACACAA GATTGTCATTGGAACACTACAAGATCTAGATGGGGATAGAAAATGTTTTAGAATGTTCGGAGGAGTATTATGTCAAAGGACTGTCAAAGATGTTCTCCCCAACCTAATATCCACTCGTGATCAG TTGAAGAACCTGATCGAAACTCTGAACGATCAGC ACAAAAAAGGAGCGGAAATTAACGAGTACAAAGAAAAATACGACATTCGATTTCAAAGAGAAATGGGAGGTCCTTCAGGAAGTGGTGGTGGGGGTGGAGGAGCAAGCCAAGAAGGAGGGGAGAAGAAATCAGAACCTTCGAGAAACGTCATCATGGTGAATCCAATgtaa